A genomic stretch from Theobroma cacao cultivar B97-61/B2 chromosome 4, Criollo_cocoa_genome_V2, whole genome shotgun sequence includes:
- the LOC18601808 gene encoding E3 ubiquitin-protein ligase RING1-like, whose amino-acid sequence MEMEMEIDLLFNLGNVENFDPEPDYVNYLSNIYLRNDNESSSDFRENEVVVNGSCPAASSVVERLVEVKIGIENDGFCCIVCIEEFEEGEIVKGLPCLHYYHGDCIIPWLRIRATCPLCRCELPTDGEADERSQGGSAAAAAGGGSG is encoded by the coding sequence ATGGAAATGGAAATGGAAATAGACTTGCTTTTCAATTTGGggaatgttgaaaattttgatcctGAGCCCGACTATGTGAATTATCTATCTAATATTTATCTTAGAAACGACAACGAGTCGTCTAGCGATTTTCGAGAAAACGAGGTTGTGGTCAATGGAAGTTGTCCGGCTGCAAGTAGTGTAGTGGAAAGGCTTGTGGAGGTTAAGATTGGAATAGAAAATGATGGGTTTTGCTGTATAGTTTGTATTGAGGAATTTGAAGAAGGGGAGATAGTGAAAGGGTTGCCTTGCTTGCATTATTACCATGGGGATTGCATTATCCCATGGTTGAGAATAAGGGCTACTTGTCCGCTTTGTCGGTGCGAGTTACCTACAGATGGTGAGGCGGATGAGAGGAGTCAGGGTGGTTCAGCTGCCGCTGCTGCTGGTGGTGGCAGCGGTTAG